A window of Corallococcus macrosporus DSM 14697 contains these coding sequences:
- a CDS encoding anti-sigma factor family protein — protein MSTCREAELDALLAGELSPEDTARVRAHANACPACQHALSWLRAERGWMAQRARRLPARPALDFAALEARLRKPAAARPEPSKVSWRHWGKMLTAAMASVAFVGLTTLQVTRGPSPDERWAHPDTLATTSLTVDWCDDPSREAVAALEARVGACLVASPLLPLR, from the coding sequence GTGAGCACTTGTCGCGAAGCCGAACTGGACGCGCTGCTGGCCGGCGAGCTCTCCCCCGAGGACACCGCGCGGGTCCGCGCGCACGCCAACGCCTGCCCCGCCTGTCAGCACGCGCTGAGCTGGCTGCGGGCGGAGCGCGGGTGGATGGCCCAGCGCGCGCGGCGCCTGCCCGCCCGGCCCGCGTTGGACTTCGCCGCGCTGGAGGCCCGGCTGCGCAAGCCCGCGGCGGCGCGGCCCGAGCCGTCGAAGGTGAGCTGGCGGCACTGGGGGAAGATGCTGACCGCCGCGATGGCGTCCGTGGCCTTCGTGGGCCTCACCACCCTCCAGGTGACGCGCGGCCCCAGCCCCGACGAGCGGTGGGCTCACCCCGACACGCTCGCCACCACCTCGCTGACCGTCGACTGGTGTGACGACCCCTCGCGCGAAGCGGTGGCGGCGCTGGAGGCCCGCGTGGGGGCCTGCCTGGTGGCCTCCCCCCTGCTGCCCCTGCGCTGA
- a CDS encoding acyltransferase family protein produces MSLNSGRGDVPAAHAPRLQGHLPVLDGVRGLAVLLVVFFHTTHLSDQSVAGRVTWWLAGAGWTGVDLFFVLSGFLITGILWEAKGQPYFFRNFYMRRFLRIFPLYYLALAVSFLVLPSLAGRLGLDERITTDGAVWYLLYLSNFYQLWVDTTHPILGVVWSLAIEEQFYIVWPFLIAAVSYRGAIRLCVATIAVAILARVGLTLYGASIESTYVVTCCRVDSLAMGGLLAMALRHPEGLGLKAFPWMRWAAWASVPVVLALVVLPVGPTFELVKRTGGYTAIAVLYAVCVYKAVAVSKGHVLHRFLTTRLLLTFGKYSYAIYLIHSPLDAILRRTVLKTPLKTVAGSDLPMQLLFYVVAAGLSLGLALVSWNLFEKHMLKLKDYFPYGRPPAPAPVSLPESAQAERPEGSARVA; encoded by the coding sequence ATGTCCTTGAACTCTGGCCGTGGGGATGTGCCCGCGGCGCACGCTCCGCGCCTGCAGGGCCACCTGCCCGTGCTGGATGGCGTGCGAGGTCTCGCCGTCCTGCTGGTGGTGTTCTTCCACACGACGCACCTGAGCGACCAGAGCGTGGCGGGGCGCGTGACGTGGTGGCTGGCCGGCGCCGGCTGGACGGGCGTGGACCTGTTCTTCGTCCTCTCCGGCTTCCTCATCACCGGCATCCTCTGGGAGGCGAAGGGACAGCCGTACTTCTTCCGCAACTTCTACATGCGCCGCTTCCTGCGCATCTTCCCGCTCTACTACCTGGCGCTGGCGGTGTCGTTCCTGGTGCTGCCGTCGCTGGCGGGCCGGCTGGGGCTGGACGAGCGCATCACCACCGACGGCGCCGTCTGGTACCTGCTGTACCTCTCCAACTTCTACCAGCTCTGGGTGGACACGACGCACCCCATCCTGGGCGTGGTGTGGTCGCTGGCCATCGAGGAGCAGTTCTACATCGTCTGGCCCTTCCTCATCGCCGCGGTGTCGTACCGGGGCGCCATCCGGCTGTGCGTCGCCACCATCGCGGTGGCCATCCTGGCGCGCGTGGGGCTCACGCTGTACGGGGCCAGCATCGAGAGCACCTACGTGGTGACGTGCTGCCGCGTGGACTCGCTGGCCATGGGCGGCCTGCTGGCCATGGCGCTGCGCCACCCGGAGGGGCTGGGCCTGAAGGCCTTCCCGTGGATGCGCTGGGCGGCCTGGGCCTCGGTGCCGGTGGTGCTGGCCCTGGTGGTGCTGCCGGTGGGCCCCACCTTCGAGCTGGTGAAGCGCACCGGGGGCTACACCGCCATCGCCGTCCTCTACGCCGTGTGCGTGTACAAGGCGGTGGCCGTCTCCAAGGGCCACGTCCTGCACCGCTTCCTCACGACGCGGCTGCTGCTCACCTTCGGCAAGTACAGCTACGCCATCTACCTCATCCACTCGCCGCTGGACGCCATCCTGCGGCGCACGGTGCTGAAGACGCCGCTGAAGACGGTGGCGGGCTCGGACCTGCCCATGCAGTTGCTGTTCTACGTCGTGGCCGCGGGGCTCTCGCTGGGGCTGGCGCTGGTGAGCTGGAACCTCTTCGAGAAGCACATGCTCAAGCTGAAGGACTACTTCCCCTACGGCCGGCCTCCCGCGCCCGCGCCGGTGTCGCTGCCGGAGAGCGCCCAGGCCGAGCGGCCCGAAGGTTCCGCCCGGGTGG
- a CDS encoding S8 family serine peptidase yields the protein MKRYAWLGLVGGLMACGGSDDKPEPCPGTEAMSLPPMSSSAAYSSAALPAEDGAQDVIISFRQRVFATAQANTDAFADEVTRAGGVVRRRIPSLNMLSARLSPEAREALARNPDVVSVSPNRKVHALGLSRPPLPAQALLGAEPRPAPNTVGSVGEYTEGLKMVQANQVWDANNDGVLDEGRPSGTGIKVCVIDSGWDNRHPELQAAFIGGKDFISGSANALALDAQVDVAGNVLLWGGGHGTHTAATIAAQLGAGGRVRLGDDPNGTVGVAPTTSLLIARVLNERGSGNTDDVIAALEWCQQQGANIVSLSLGASSENTAEKEAFDLARANGVLAIAATGNSGANKVAYPARYDSVVGVGAVTFAGEWASFSQYGEGTNLVGPGVGVLSATILGGAPYGEVAASGQQFASNPLEYSAVGAYSGRMVDCGLGGSISDCGEAATCDGFVAYVDRGGGILFEEKVRNAIQAGAKAVIIGNHTAEEGAGNFTLNGPSSRWVPTVSVSLESANILRGMVGQEVSLDVNGLDYTLQTGTSMATPHVTGVAALVWSLNPEQLDAEMVRSALLETARDLGPTGWDPNYGEGLVQAAEAVEYAEGLLTPPAP from the coding sequence ATGAAGCGTTACGCCTGGCTGGGTCTGGTCGGTGGGCTGATGGCATGTGGTGGTTCGGATGACAAGCCCGAGCCGTGCCCCGGCACCGAGGCGATGTCCCTGCCACCGATGAGCTCGTCCGCCGCGTACAGCTCCGCGGCCCTGCCGGCGGAGGATGGCGCGCAGGACGTCATCATCTCCTTCCGCCAGCGCGTCTTCGCCACCGCCCAGGCCAACACGGACGCCTTCGCCGACGAGGTGACGCGCGCCGGGGGCGTCGTGAGGCGGCGCATCCCCTCGCTGAACATGCTGTCCGCGCGGCTGTCACCCGAGGCGCGCGAGGCGCTCGCCCGGAATCCGGACGTGGTGTCGGTGTCGCCCAACCGCAAGGTGCATGCCCTGGGCCTGTCGCGGCCGCCGTTGCCCGCGCAGGCGCTCCTGGGCGCCGAGCCGCGGCCGGCGCCCAACACCGTCGGCTCCGTGGGCGAGTACACCGAGGGCCTGAAGATGGTGCAGGCCAACCAGGTCTGGGACGCGAACAACGACGGCGTCCTCGACGAGGGCCGGCCTTCGGGCACGGGCATCAAGGTGTGTGTCATCGACAGTGGCTGGGACAACCGCCACCCGGAGCTCCAAGCGGCCTTCATCGGCGGCAAGGACTTCATCAGCGGCTCCGCCAACGCGCTGGCGCTGGACGCGCAGGTCGACGTGGCGGGCAACGTGCTGCTGTGGGGCGGCGGTCACGGCACGCACACCGCGGCCACCATCGCCGCGCAGTTGGGCGCGGGCGGCCGCGTGCGCCTGGGTGATGACCCCAACGGCACGGTGGGCGTGGCCCCCACCACGTCGCTGCTCATCGCGCGCGTGCTGAATGAGCGTGGCTCGGGCAACACCGACGACGTCATCGCCGCGCTCGAGTGGTGCCAGCAGCAGGGGGCGAACATCGTGTCGCTGTCGCTGGGCGCCTCGTCGGAGAACACGGCCGAGAAGGAGGCCTTCGACCTGGCCAGGGCGAATGGCGTGCTGGCCATCGCGGCGACGGGGAACTCGGGAGCGAACAAGGTGGCCTACCCGGCCCGGTACGACTCCGTGGTGGGCGTGGGCGCGGTGACGTTCGCGGGGGAGTGGGCCAGCTTCTCCCAGTACGGCGAGGGCACCAACCTGGTGGGCCCCGGCGTGGGCGTGCTGAGCGCCACCATCCTCGGAGGAGCGCCGTACGGCGAGGTGGCCGCGAGCGGGCAGCAGTTCGCGTCCAATCCCCTGGAGTACTCGGCCGTGGGCGCCTATTCGGGGCGGATGGTGGACTGCGGCCTGGGCGGCAGCATCTCCGACTGTGGAGAGGCCGCCACCTGTGATGGCTTCGTCGCCTACGTGGACCGCGGCGGCGGCATCCTCTTCGAGGAGAAGGTGCGCAACGCCATCCAGGCCGGCGCGAAGGCCGTCATCATCGGCAACCACACCGCCGAGGAGGGCGCGGGCAACTTCACGCTCAACGGCCCGTCCTCGCGGTGGGTGCCCACCGTGTCCGTGTCCCTGGAGTCGGCCAACATCCTGCGCGGGATGGTGGGACAGGAGGTGTCGTTGGACGTCAACGGCCTGGACTACACGCTGCAGACGGGCACCTCCATGGCCACGCCGCACGTGACCGGCGTGGCGGCCCTGGTGTGGAGCCTGAATCCCGAGCAGCTCGACGCGGAGATGGTGCGCAGCGCCCTGCTCGAGACGGCCCGGGACCTGGGGCCCACCGGGTGGGATCCGAACTACGGCGAGGGCCTGGTGCAGGCGGCGGAGGCCGTGGAGTACGCCGAGGGCCTGCTGACGCCGCCGGCGCCGTAG
- a CDS encoding RNA polymerase sigma factor codes for MALLSAVKMVLAGAPPSDTDRERTLLRRARTGDPVAFRWLFERHAAGVWRFLKDLLRDEAAADEATQETFVRAHARLGALRDEDRLGAWLLGIARHVYLESLRHRGVHVDMDDEVHGSQVEAVLPTPTPEDLLLDRELEGLLAGALGALREDRRAALLLRIDHGLPYEEISAVMGWSLQKVKNEIHRARLQLREQLAAHVGGRP; via the coding sequence GTGGCCCTCCTTTCCGCGGTGAAGATGGTGCTGGCAGGTGCGCCCCCGTCCGACACGGACCGGGAGCGGACGCTGCTGCGCCGCGCGCGCACGGGCGACCCCGTGGCCTTCCGCTGGCTGTTCGAACGGCACGCCGCCGGAGTGTGGCGCTTCCTCAAGGACCTGCTGCGCGACGAGGCCGCGGCGGATGAGGCCACGCAGGAGACCTTCGTCCGCGCCCATGCGCGGCTGGGCGCGCTCCGCGACGAGGACCGGCTGGGCGCGTGGCTCCTGGGCATCGCCCGGCACGTCTACCTGGAGTCGCTGCGACACCGGGGGGTCCACGTGGACATGGACGACGAGGTCCATGGCAGCCAGGTGGAGGCGGTGCTGCCCACGCCCACGCCGGAGGACCTGCTGCTGGACCGGGAGCTGGAGGGGCTGCTGGCGGGCGCGCTGGGGGCGCTGCGCGAGGACCGGCGCGCGGCGCTGCTGCTGCGCATCGACCACGGCCTCCCCTACGAGGAGATTTCAGCGGTGATGGGCTGGTCGCTCCAGAAGGTGAAGAACGAAATCCACCGCGCGCGGCTCCAACTGCGCGAACAGCTCGCCGCGCACGTCGGAGGCAGGCCGTGA